The genomic window GAGGCGTTGAGCTCCCCGTTCATTTCATCATCGGTTCTGTTAAAAACTTgatgccaccacctcacctcgcCCAGTTTGGGGAAAATGAGCCGCTCTCGTCCCTTTGTGTGGTCGTCAATAGTTGGTTCATATCGGTCATTCGTGAACTCCGGTCGCCTGCTCATAAAGTAGCCCCAGACACTCCGAGTACGTTCCCGCAGATTGGCCTCGTGGCGTTGTCGCTCATTGTTGTATAAGAAAGTACCATATTGACACGAGTAAACATGGTATAGCAGTCGTCGAAGGAACCGTTCGTTGAACTCAAATCTGTTAGGATGCTGGCGGAGAAGTTGATAGGTGGCATCAAGGAACTGGTGGAAGACAGGCGAGACATCTCTCAACCTCGTCGTCTGCTCCTCGGCAGCATTTGGGGCTGTGGCTTGTTTGACCTCGTCGACTgcggcaccctcctcctggtCTGATCCCGCCTCCTTGTCATTGGTGACATTCTTGGACCAGAATCTCTTCGCGCTGGCCATGACATTCTCGACAACATCTCCACGGCCATCATTCTCACCTGGGCGCACTGCAGAGCCCGCAAGCGCATCACTGTCGACTGTAAACCAACTCTCATGGCTCATGTGTCCAGACCGCAACTGAAACATGTGGCCAAACGAAAGCCAATCTTTCTCAACCAGCACAATGAAGCCCTCCAAAGTGCGGTAATAGGGATCAAGCATTAGCTGAGACAGGGCGCAAAGCTGGCTTGTCCGATCCCAGCCATCCGAGCAGTGAATAAGGGCATGCGAATGCTGAATCCCGACTTGCCGCGCTATTATCGACGATCCATCCAAGATTCCAGCGATATGCTTCAACCACTTGCTCTTCATCAGAAGATCTCTGTttggaggaaaaggagaaatATCGGCATCCTTGATTGCGCTGATGACCTTGTCGAGCGAGTCCCTCATGACATGAATATTGTCTATATTTAAAAAGACCTTCTTCGCATATTTGTAGTAGTCCATGTTCTCCGACCCCATGCCTATAGCCTGCATGGCATATGAGTTGATGGCAGGCCGCGCATCCACAATAAGGTTATGCTGCTGGGCACCATATATTAGACGCTTCCCGGTCTTCTCGTCGTACATCACGTTGGGCGCGGCAATGAGCTCGTCCTCCATTCTCTCTGTGTCGGAAAGAGACATATCAGTGGGAGCATCGGGACTATCCGCACTGAGATCCACATGGCTTGACGATGGGCTATGGTCTGCCTGTATGCTCGCATTTGCAGGAGATGGCGAGTTGCCATCCAGAAAGTCTGTCGAAGCTGAAAAGCATGCGCCAACGAGTTTCTCGTCCTGGATGCTCCGCTTCATCCTGAGCCCCACAAAGGGCTGTGAGCTGCGGGTGATAGTACAGTTGTTGACGGGATGAATATATGTCAAAGTAGGGATCCGGGCCCGAGACCGAAAGTTGGCGGCATATTTCAGCGTATTATCCGAAATCTTTGAAGGCACGGCGAGAACGGCCGGATACGTCGGGGAGAAGGCATAGTCCTTATTGATGTTCGTAATCCTCCAGCCCAAGTCTGCTGACTTTTCACTGATCCCTTGTCGCCTGAACTCGGCCCTCGCGTCGTACAGGTCCCATCCGTTGATCTTGGATTCGAGAGAGTTGGAGGGCGGGGAGTAGTTGAATGCTAAGAGCTTATCAACGCTCCCCAGCCTGCAGGTCTTTGCGCGGATGAACTCGAAGGCATCCCGAGCCTGCTTGTCGTCTGTGAAGTTGAAACTGACAAAGGTAAAATCCCTGAAACGAAGCCGTAGCGATGAAGGGATACCGCTCGATGGGGGCGTTGGTCGCAAAGCGCAGTGGGATATGATGTGAAATGCGAACCATACTTGTTTCGTGTGTTTCTTCGCTTTTGGATCCGGAGCTGCCGCTGATTCTGGAGGGAAACGAAAGACGAGATGGTAGTCAGTCAGAGCCAGGTCGCCCTGTTCTGGCTTTCCGCCTCGAAGTGCTTGCACATTGCTATAGTACTAAGGTGTCATTGGAGTTTAGCAGCAGCTCGGGAGAAAATGCAGCTTCGAAACCACATACGTGCTTGTGCTGCGGCGCCGCCATGGTGAATATGGGGACAAGGCCGCCCCAATGTCACGACGAGAGAAAGCAGGAGTCGTCGCCCGTCACGCAGGCAATCGCGAAGTCGAGCTCAACAATCAGGGGTCGTCAATCGATGGAGGAAGACAAGAGCCGAGATGCCTTGACACTTGACAGGGTGACGACGTGTGGGGTATCACTTTGTAAGTGGAAATCGAGCTTCATCCGCAGAGGGTGTAGCCAGAAGACTCTATAAATCAGTATACCAGCCGAACAGAACCATGGCAGGTTTAGACTTTGGCTTTTTCAAAGTGTTGCGCAAGCCGCCGTTATGAGTGTAGGCTTGGAGGAATCACAAGACCAAGTACCACCAGCCTGCACCTGCTGTCGGCCACTGGGCATCACTGCACCACTGGCGCTTGACGTCGACGGTTCCCCCACTAAGAAGCACAGACCTCGCAGCTGACAGTTTGTTCGAGGTTGAATTTGATAGGTGCACGCCTCACCCAAGTGGCCGTACGCCCAAAATCAAGGCCCGTCCTCATTGGCGCAGGCAAACCCTACTCCACTTTTGTACACCCGGAGCCCACCAAGATTCAAAAAAGCAGTGTGCAAGTCGAATTTCCCCTCTGAGAAAAGTTTGGTGAACACCGCGATCAGGCCTaccctcaacctccagcaACCACCGAAATCCCGTAGGTCGCTCAGTACCAAACCGACATCATGGCTGTTCCCGGCACTCAGATGTAAGTCGAGAGAATTCCCGTCGTTTGAACCATCTTCAATTCGGCCATATTCGacggcagagagagagagtgagagagtctggaggaggggaatcTGGAGATGGACGGCTTTCTGAAACTCTCGAGGAGGCTTCATGGGCAAAGCTCAAAAATTGGGAACAATGGCTGACTTGTCTGTGTCTGCAGCTCCAAGCGGAGAAAGTTCGTCGCTGACGGTGTCTTCTACGCCGAGTTGAACGAGTTCTTCCAGCGCGAGTTGGCCGAGGAGGGCTACTCCGGCGTCGAGGTCCGCGTCACTCCCACCGTTaccgacatcatcatccgcgCCACCCACACCCAGGAGGTTCTCGGTGAGCAGGGTCGCCGCATCCGCGAgctcacctccctcatccagAAGCGCTTCAAGTTCCCCGAAAACTCGGTCTCCCTCTACGCCGCCAAGGTCCAGAACCGTGGTCTCTCCGCCGTCGCTCAGTGCGAGTCCCTTCGCTACAAGCTCCTCAACGGTCTTGCCGTTCGCCGTGCTTGCTATGGTGTCCTCCGCTTCATCATGGAGTCCGGCGCCAAGGGCTGCGAGGTCGTCGTTTCCGGCAAGCTCCGCGCTGCTCGCGCCAAGTCCATGAAGTTCACGGACGGCTTCATGATCCACTCCGGTCAGCCCGCTAAGGACTTCATCGACAGCGCCACCCGCCACGTTCTCCTCCGCCAGGGTGTCCTTGGTATCAAGGTCAAGATCATGCGCGGCTCTGACCCCGAGGGCAAGGCCGGCCCCCAGAAGTCTCTCCCCGACgccgtcaccatcatcgaccCCAAGGAGGAGACCCCCGTCGTTCAGCCTATGAGCCAGGACTACGGTGCTaaggccgccgctgcccaggctgctgctgaggctgcccgccaggaggagcaggctggtgctgaggaggaggctgcccCTGCCGCTGAGCAATAGGATGCTCGCGGTAGAGGTGCTGGACAATCTCCCAAGATACCCCAGTCCTACGTCGATCTGGGTGCTGAGCCTGCGCCCAACAACAGCGATGACTGGTAAATCGGAAAGGGGAGCGTTGTGGcagggatgaggaggtcTTTCTTTTGGGCGCGCCACACGCTCATCGGTATGGTTGCAGGAATGGGTTTACGGCGTCAACTTTGAGCATATTGCATTGAGTCTGCAAAAGGGAAAACGGACGGGTTGTTGCTTTATGGAGGGGTGGCTTTGTAACTATCTACAGAACCCATGGACAAGGGCAGCAACGTCAAGATGATCCTGATAACACACCGGGAATAGACCTCCTGAACAAAGTGAACGGGCTCTCTTGTGTGACATGCCGGTGGTGAAGGGCGCCAGATGTATTTTGTTTTAACAATGTGATACCActtgttttctttgcctCGATGATATCTGGGTGGATGGCTCCGGACGTTGGTACAACTAAACCAACCACACGACTATTTTCCATTCCCACCAACCCTTTTTTGCCAGCCAGCTTTGGCTGGCGATTTTCTAGAGAATAATGTATGCAATGGTATCGTAGCATACAGGAAGCTTCAATCTGGTGCGACAAAGACAATATTCTCGACACATCACATACCAGAACACCACACTGTAGGCCACCACCCTTTTATCCCCGCCCTCTGTACCGATAGCATGGCATGGTATATATTGCACCTGAAGATATCCATCAAACAATTAACAGTCAATTTTTACACAACCAGAAAAAACCCAAGGGAgcctaaaaaaaaaaaaaagtagaTCAAAAAGCTTTGTTGTTAAAACATTGAATaacccacccaacctcccGGTAATCCACCCATTGAACAAAGATATCCATTAACACAATATTTCCCATTGATTTATGCACCCTCAAACGCCATTTTGTGAcgtccccctttcccctctcccgcccccgagaagaaaaagccGCCATATATATATCTCTCTCTTCAAAGATCCAATGAATGCCACAAGAGACAACTGTGTGATAATAGTAGCAGCAAACCATGTAGTAAAAATACATcccaaagaaaaagcaaatatgcccccctccaacccccatcatcatcatctatCCCCGACTTCCTACTCTGCAGCTCTATTGACTCGTTATACGCATTCCCCGCCGTCAAATGCGTCCCGTGACCCCCACTCCCGCCGTTTGGTCTCCCATTCGTTTGCTGTTGGGAAAAACTCGAAATCATGGGAGAGCGCGGGTCCACGTCGTCGTCTGTGTCGTCTGCCAAGTCGTGAAGACCAAGCCCGGCCTCTTCGTCGTAGGCCCGGATGAGACCGTCACGATCACCGCCCGTGCGGCTGCCGACGCTCATCCGGTGGGATTGGGAGCGGCGGGCTTCCATGCTCATTCTTGTCTGGATGCTAGAAATCATGTCGGTTCCCGTCGAGTCGCCGCCGCTTCTGCGGGCCAACGTCTTGGTGCCTGAGGGGTCGGTTCggctgaggttgaggaggtagaCGCCCGTGAATGTGACGAGGAAGCcgcagaggagggagagggtgttgactgTGTCGGTTGTGTTGAAACCTTGAaagaggatgaaggaggCAATAAGAGTTGCCGTCGTGAAAGTGACATAGTAGAGGGGGTTAACGCTAGTCAATGTTAGCGATAGTCCCAAGGCTGCCGCATGACTGGCGAGGCTTACATGTTGGTAGGGAACTGGCTCAGAGCCTTGTTAAAGTAGTTCATCTGGGTAAGGATACAAACCACAGTAATGATCATAAAGACATAAGTCGACGGGTGGCTGAACTGGTTGTGCCCCGCAAAGGTCAACTTGAGGGCAATGCCAAACGCCTTGACGGCCATGACCGAGATGGATCCAACAGTCGAACAAATGCTCAGGTAGACAAGAGGATTCTTCTTGCCGTGGATCGGCCCAACCTTGTAGATCATAATCGTCGCGAAAATGCAGACGAACAGCGAGTAGAACAAGAAGCCTATACCTGGTCAGCCACATCTTCCTGGAGCATGTCCCAGCAGCCAATGTTGGTTCATACCTGGCTGAATCGCATATTCGAGAATCTGGTCAATAGTCTGAATATCCTCGTCAGGGGACGCATGCAGCACAATAATGACAGCTCCGATCAGACAGAGGGCGCTCCCCAGCTTGCCCAACGTCCCCAACTCCTCATTGAGCACGTATGACCCCACCACAGCTCCCACTAACACCGACAGCGCTCCAAGAGgggtgacgaggatggccGGCGCAAAAGCGTAAGCTGCAAAGTTGAAGATTTCGCCCAAAACCACTGTATGCTTCGTCAGCGCGCGCAGTTCCCTCGAGATCCAGGGAGGAAGATGTCCATACAGCAAACAATGCCTGCCCACCACATTGGGTTCTTCAAGTAAACGAACCCATCCCCTTCAAACCCATGCCTTTCTTCTGCTTGCATCAATCCCTATAACAGCCGGTCACCAGGTCAGCATTCTTCCTTTCGTCCCGTATGGCGTGGCCTGTGGGCATGTGCTTGGTGTGTAACATGAGTGGGCTGGCTGTTCGAGCTGGGAGGCCGTACctttttggtgatgacgaaGCTGATACCTGTCCACGACCAGAGTTAGCCCCAATCGCTCTCCCGGGTCCTCGAGATCAGTGAATATGCGCATACCTATTGCTAAACTCGAGCTCATGGCCAAGGCCAGGCCAATATATCTAAAAGACAGAAAACCACAGCGTCAGTTGCGATGCGCCACCAGGGCTGAGCCCCCAAGACCTGCAAAACAGGCTGCAAAGAAAAGGGCAGCAGCAtacttctcctccaacatcatcttgAAAGCAATACAAAGAAAACGAGCGCGACGGCAGCAACGAGAACGCGCTGCCtgtgttcttgttgttgtttttgttgttgttgtggcggtggtggttacTGCGAACCGGAGCCGGAGCTACACTGTCGAGGTTTCTAGGAGGGGCAAGCAAGCAGCCGCTCTCTCTCGCGCCGGGCGAGGGTCtgcaggaaaaaaaagcgaagaaagaaaaacaagaagaatATCAAGCTTTTGGCCGTCTGATATGCATTCGGTAGATCTTTTCCAATACTAATTGAGAGCTTGGAGCGCAATCCGTTTTCCGTGTAATGTTTTTTTCCCTGCTCGGTCGAAAGTACGCAGCGGTTTTCGTCTCGTCTGATGAGGACACAGGTGGCTCGTGGGTGCGCTCGTggctcggcggcggcggcgggcggaggagggccgTAATAGTTAAGCAAGTGTTACCTAGGGTTGGATATGCGCTGGGGCTGCTTGGGTTCGTGTTGTTGCCGTCTGTGGTGTTTCCCCAGTGATATCGCTGACCCAAGGGAATTTGTCCAGACACCAGATCAGAGTTCCGtttgtgtggtgtgtgtttACTTGGTAGCGCAAACGAATGTGTTCTGATAGAGCATGGAGAGAAGTGTTGCTGGTAAGTTTCATTCGAGGCCCCCTGCTGCGGTGGTGTCGAGCTGCAAAGTCTGGGGACGGGCTGGTTTCAAGAaacctcaaccaacccctgcTCAAGAAATTCTGGACCCCTGGGGCCTGCACGCCTGACAGGGTCACGACACACAGTGCGCCGTCGCTGTttttggttgtggttggccTGCTGAAGTTTGGGTCGAGGGCGGCTCACCAAGGACGGGACAAGAGAGAGGACACGAGGCGGCCGCGCCGCACACGAGCAGTTCTCCCATCCTTTCAACGCTCTTTTCCTATCAACTCTAATTTGAGGCTTGAAGATTGAAGAAAATCCTAGATTAGAACGTAGCTTCCTATCTCGATATGTTCCCCTACCAAACTATCAATCACCTGCCACCAGTACCAAGACCCAAGTACGCCCCTTCATCTCAGGGTTCTcttcaacaaaaaaactATAAATtgtcccccttccccccatcccccgcaGAGCTTGCAAGTTATTACAGCGTCGTCAGCAGCTGGAAATGAACCCACCAGTGTCCCTCGGCTCATGGAATCCCAGCAATATCACGCCGTTGAAATCCACATGCCTGCAGACGTCTAAAAACATAACTGCCCTCAAAGTCCGTTCTACACATACAACCCCATCTACAATGTAgatctctctctcccgccAGATCTCAGGGATTCGCGATGCTCACATGGGATGACATCGAACCAGACAAAGAAACAGACAGACCTGAGAACCTCGGGACGCACAGGCGAAGGTACCAAACACCCAAACTCCCCCGACCTCCcctcacatcaaccccctcccctgaaGTATGCAGATCCCCGTACTCTGTACCTACATAACGTAAGCTTTCCATTGTAGAGTGCAACAACAAGGTCAGCTTTCTGGAAGAGTTTATCCATCTTACTCTGTCCATTACTGTAGGACATGCCCATGCAATTTACAGAGGATGTTATTAGCGAAGCAATCACACCTCAAATAATATAGGTTTCACAACAAATCCGTAGCATCTTCAAATACCACATCTGCTCATCATAGCTCACGTCTGTGCGATCAAACCAGGTAGCTCCTGTAACTCTCCCAAGAGTCACAGCCAAGCTCCCTCTACTCATGTACCTAACATGTTCCAGTACATCCGAACCCTGAAAATCGTGGCAGTGCAAACAAAAAAACTGGGTACCTCAAATCAGCTTATTCGTCTTGGGTTTTCCCTTCGAAGTACCTCAACGTCCGCCCTTCCCGGTGCCAGACTGCTGGtgcctttttctcttcaccTCTCTTTACAATAATTCGGGCAACTCTTCTCAATCCGTACATTGCTACACAACACCCCATCAAcactctcctctccccctaTCTCTCAGGATCAAGTCAACATTCTGGACTCAGGGCAAAAGCTTCCTATAATCGTCGAAAGAAGATCGAAAATCAGAAGTgacaaaaagccaaaaggGTGACAGTGAGAActgagaaaaaaaaggaagagatCCCCAGTGCCCACCCCTCTTTCCCTTCCACCACTCTGAAATCCATCTTACTTTTGTCAAAAACCAGaaaaccccccacccatcctccaaATCGTCATCCCCAAAGTAACTCTCAACTAGCTACGTCGACTACCGAACTCAGCTAGATAGCCCCTTGCCGTGAGAAGCTGGGTCTATCTCTGAAACTAACAGACCCCCAGTTGAGATGgacgagaaagaagaaaaaaaccgaAGCCTGCCTCCAATGATTGATTCCAAAAGCCAACGCCATGACAAGCCTGCTGAAAAGCCAGCTCCAGCCGTTGATAAGCCCCCCTggcccatcccatccccagccAATGCAGAAATTTTGCCCATCCATGGTAGTGTTACATATAAATGCTGGGTATAAAATTGCAATGCTGTGGCCTGCATGCGGTAACGTCGATTCAGCCCAAGGCTGAAAGTTGTTTGATTAATGATATTGCGTTGCTGCGCAAGTAATGAGTGACCGTGCTGGCCCACGCAGATGCAAAAAGATCGCAAAAATGATGAAATTTCGGCAGAACTTCGCAATCGTGATACCGTCACCCTCTTCGATGTGTTGCCGAAAACTTACCTGGGCATTTCACAATACGAGCTGTCGATGATTGGCCGAAATGAGTACCTTCGAAAACAAAAACGGGACGGGGTCAGAACCTTTTCCTTCGAAGAAAGATGTCGCGGCTGAACTACAACCGTGTCTCAGAGATATGGGCAAGAAAAACCTGTACAGAGCCCGCCGATTATGTCCGACGACGCTTGTGATCTATCCGTATGTAAGTATGAGCACGTCGTATTGGGGAAAGGTGGGAACGCATACCGGATTCCTCAGCGAGGCTCTCTGCATCGTCAGTTCTGTATCGTTTTCCAGTGGGGCTCGACGgagcaaggtcaaggtcaggCTGCGGTTCAAATGTGATGTCTCCTTCCGCCTCGTCATGCACCTCTTCGtactcatccccatcattgCCCCAGTCAatttcatcaccatcttccacTGGAGCCGCTACGGAGTGCGGCGCGCTGTTATCTGGCGTGAAAGAATCATCTGCCCCATCGTTCTCGTCGTAGTCAATTTCGTCGCCGTTCATGGTCGTGCTCGTATGATCGGACGCTGTGTCTCCTGTTGCTGATGCAGACGGCCCCTGTTGCGGATCTTTACTCACAGTGGGGGACATGCCCCGAGAGACTTGTGAAATCTCAGCCTGCCAGTCCGTTTCCAGAGCGTCTTCATTGTTATCGGCTGCGGTGTTGGTAACCTCGGGCACGCCGTTCAATATTTCTCCGCCTTGACCGCCGTCGCCTTCTTGCTCGTCGATTGTTGAGAGGCCGCCGTCCTGGTCAAAAGTGAGGAGAAGATCGTTATCTTGAAAGCGAGGAATGTTAGCGTCGCTGTAGTGACCAAAACTGATGCTTATCTGCGAACTGGCGCGAGAGTGAGACGTAAAGAAATTGTTGGTCAATGGCGATGCCGCGTCCAACATATTCaagccctcttcctccacgtTGTCCTCGTTATCAGAATAATCGATGATGTACTCCTCATCGACGGTAAAGCTTGACGAACCCATCTCAGATGTCGCTCTGGACCCAAGTTGAGTTCCGCTTGCACCCTCCAGCTCGCAAggttcgtcatcatcatcataatcGATGTCAAATTCAACTGCGGGGGTGGCGAGCTGCGACGCCCTGGTCGAACTCGTACTGGACAAAAGCAGATTGTTGGTGGGGTgtaaagaaaaagggggtttaCCATTTGAACCTGTTGTCAGTTCAAACACACCATTGCTGGTGAGTTGAGCCTCCTCAGTTGTTTCCAGCTCTGTGATGACATCGAAGGCCTCATCGGCGTCCTTCATCTCCTGCTCATCCACATCGACATCGACAGACTCGTAGGAAACCTGTTCTTGAGGAAAGTCCGAGGTATTGGAATCCTCAGCGTGCACAGTCTCGAGGGTTGTTTGATATACAACCTGATCATCATGGTCTGGCTGCCCTTCAGCTGCTAGCTCTGGCGATTGGGAGTGTGTGCTGGAGATGGCAGCATCTTCGTTTTGAGTGGTAGCGTCGTTCTCAACAGCAGGCGATACGCTAGGATTGTGGCTTTGATCATGGTTAGAAGCGATGCCATTGACTGGGGTCTCGTTTTCATAGCTATCATGGGCCgtgtcatcatcctcgtcaacaaGGAGTTCTTCGTTGACCCATCTTTTCTGATGGTTAGATTCGGTATGCTCAGAATGCTCATGTTCAGAGAGCACGCTTCCAGAGCGGCATGGCGATTCGCCGCCATACTTGGCCTCATCAAGAAGTTGTAGGAAGCGCTCTTCGCAATCGTGCTGGACAATCAACTGCAAAACAGGAACTGAGGCGATGGCGGTGTCTTTTGCCGCCAATGCAGCGTGGCAATCCAGTAGTTCACGGAGTGTCCGGTTGAGAAACCTTTCACTAGACCTTTCGCCAAACTCGAGGTCCAGAGAGTCAAAACTGACCAAGAGGGTATCGGTAGGGGCAATTTCGTTCGCAATGACTTGgcgaagagaagagagaaactGTGCAAGGGGCTCATCCATCTTCTTGACGTCCGACAGAAAGAAAGCGTCTGGGTCGTCATTTGCAGTCCCAAACAGCGAGTAGTTGACGTCATTGTAAAAGACCTCAATGTCGGGAACACCATGAAGAGAACTCGCAAGATCTTCGATCGCCTTGTCAACTTCACTAAGGCCGCCTCTGggttcctcgtcatcatccatgAGGTAATCCTCGTTGCCATCAGCATGATTTGAGCCGGCCTCATAGTCCATATTGCTGTGGCTGCCCAGTTCAGGaaccttctccttctcgtcgtcatcatcatcattatcatcatcatcatgatcaaGCTGGTCGTCAAGATCTTCTTCGACCATAGGTTTCTCTGATTCAATGTTGTTCAGTAAAACCGCCTGGTCTTCCTGTGCATGGATCTGGGGTTGGCCGATGGAATTATCATGCTGAGGGCTGGGCTGTTCATCTGCTTCATACTCTGGTTGGTCCTCATGTTGAGGCTCAATCTGGTCCTCGGCTTCATACTCTGGCTCGTCCTCATGCTGAGGCTCAGACTGGTCTTCAGCCTCAAACTCTGGCTCGTCTCCAAGCTGAGGCTCGGCCTGGTTTTCAGCTTCATACTCCGGTTGGTCCTCATGCAGAGGGTCCAACTCGTCTTCCGCTTGATATTCCGGCTGCTCAGCATCTGCGACGGCCAGATCTTGGGCATTCTCGTCAGCCTTGACGGCCTCCGTGGTCAAGCTGTAGTCCTCTTCGTAGCCGATCTCTTCTTGATACTCCAGGCCTGTCGCCGCGATCTCATCACCCGCTACTTCGTTCGGGGGGCCTTCATCTTCAGCTGAATTGGTCGCGGCATGCTCCgagtgagcttcttcttcgtcgtcttcatAGCCAATCTCGTCAACTTGATCGACTACATTCTTGGTGATTACTGCAGGGGCGTCTTGTTGGTTCTCATCTGCCTGATCATAAACGCCATCCAGCTGGAAATCAAATCCATCGGCATCAAAATCCGGGACAGCCTCCTGATCTAACTGGCCCAAGGGGCCAGGGTCCACGGCCAGCTCAACCTGGTCCATGGTGAgctgggttggagatgggtGATATGTCGAACGCAGCCCGACGCGTAGGCTACGTTTTTTGGTTGGTTATGAGCGGCTATTGCCGTGTTGGTTGGTAGAAAGTATATGGTGGAAAGCGGTGGGCTTGATACTGAAAATCCGCAGGATTATCGACGACGCCAGTGGCTGGACGTGGGGCTGAGGTCGAGTTTACGTTTTTTCTTACGGCAAACGCTGAAATCGAGCGAATGGTTGTACACGCTCAGTCCAGTCGATACGGTAGGACCGGAGGGCAGGAGTGGAAAAGTCGAGGGGCGCGCGGAATTCAGGTTACGGTTGATGGTCAACTACTGAGTTTAGGTTGTGGTTTGGGCGAATCCAGCACATGGGCAAGAGCTCCAAGTGGAAATGGAGAaagttcttgttcttgtacAGGGAGCTCCTGAAGAACGGTGGGATGCCGACTTCTAATTTTTCAGAAGCAGAAGTCGAGAGCGGGTCGAGTGAATTTGCTGTTGAAGTCAAGAGCGCAATCTTGTGAAATGGATGAAGGCAGGTAGGTCGGGACTTCTTATACTCTGCTGACGCGCGCAGAGGAGAGTAATTGAAAGCGTGTTTGTCGGAAAAGTGAAAGAGCACTGGAGAAGCGGCGATTCGTTTGAATAATCGAGTGGAGGACGGCCCGCATTTCAGTTTAGTGGACTGACACCCGTCTGGCAGCCTGGACCTGGTCCGTGCCCATCCATATGTCCTCAGACAGGGGAAAGAGCTTCACTTCACAGTGGTGGCACGGTCAGGGTGGATGCCAGCTGGCAGCCCCTCGTCAGGCACACCTCAGCTGCCACTGGGTGCTGGAAAGACCACCTATCGACCACAGTTGTATCATTTCTGGGAGGTGAAGCTACAATTGCCAGTAATTAACGGCTCgaccgacaccgacaccgacaccaacCCGACCTCTCCCAACTGAGCCCCAGCAAACCGTCCAGCTGTTGAATTCAAGATGGTAGACCTCCCGAGATGATGCAATCCAGAGCGCAACAAACAGCTAACCATTGCGCCCTAGGTTGTCCTCGCTGCGTCCATCTGC from Podospora pseudoanserina strain CBS 124.78 chromosome 7 map unlocalized CBS124.78p_7.2, whole genome shotgun sequence includes these protein-coding regions:
- the RPS3 gene encoding 40S ribosomal protein S3 (EggNog:ENOG503NU07; BUSCO:EOG092647L7; COG:J), whose amino-acid sequence is MAVPGTQISKRRKFVADGVFYAELNEFFQRELAEEGYSGVEVRVTPTVTDIIIRATHTQEVLGEQGRRIRELTSLIQKRFKFPENSVSLYAAKVQNRGLSAVAQCESLRYKLLNGLAVRRACYGVLRFIMESGAKGCEVVVSGKLRAARAKSMKFTDGFMIHSGQPAKDFIDSATRHVLLRQGVLGIKVKIMRGSDPEGKAGPQKSLPDAVTIIDPKEETPVVQPMSQDYGAKAAAAQAAAEAARQEEQAGAEEEAAPAAEQ
- a CDS encoding uncharacterized protein (COG:U; EggNog:ENOG503NU9Q), with amino-acid sequence MMLEEKYIGLALAMSSSLAIGISFVITKKGLMQAEERHGFEGDGFVYLKNPMWWAGIVCLVLGEIFNFAAYAFAPAILVTPLGALSVLVGAVVGSYVLNEELGTLGKLGSALCLIGAVIIVLHASPDEDIQTIDQILEYAIQPGFLFYSLFVCIFATIMIYKVGPIHGKKNPLVYLSICSTVGSISVMAVKAFGIALKLTFAGHNQFSHPSTYVFMIITVVCILTQMNYFNKALSQFPTNIVNPLYYVTFTTATLIASFILFQGFNTTDTVNTLSLLCGFLVTFTGVYLLNLSRTDPSGTKTLARRSGGDSTGTDMISSIQTRMSMEARRSQSHRMSVGSRTGGDRDGLIRAYDEEAGLGLHDLADDTDDDVDPRSPMISSFSQQQTNGRPNGGSGGHGTHLTAGNAYNESIELQSRKSGIDDDDGGWRGAYLLFLWDVFLLHGLLLLLSHSCLLWHSLDL
- the YMR1 gene encoding phosphatidylinositol-3-phosphatase ymr1 (COG:S; EggNog:ENOG503NVN3; BUSCO:EOG09261ABB): MAAPQHKHYYSNVQALRGGKPEQGDLALTDYHLVFRFPPESAAAPDPKAKKHTKQVWFAFHIISHCALRPTPPSSGIPSSLRLRFRDFTFVSFNFTDDKQARDAFEFIRAKTCRLGSVDKLLAFNYSPPSNSLESKINGWDLYDARAEFRRQGISEKSADLGWRITNINKDYAFSPTYPAVLAVPSKISDNTLKYAANFRSRARIPTLTYIHPVNNCTITRSSQPFVGLRMKRSIQDEKLVGACFSASTDFLDGNSPSPANASIQADHSPSSSHVDLSADSPDAPTDMSLSDTERMEDELIAAPNVMYDEKTGKRLIYGAQQHNLIVDARPAINSYAMQAIGMGSENMDYYKYAKKVFLNIDNIHVMRDSLDKVISAIKDADISPFPPNRDLLMKSKWLKHIAGILDGSSIIARQVGIQHSHALIHCSDGWDRTSQLCALSQLMLDPYYRTLEGFIVLVEKDWLSFGHMFQLRSGHMSHESWFTVDSDALAGSAVRPGENDGRGDVVENVMASAKRFWSKNVTNDKEAGSDQEEGAAVDEVKQATAPNAAEEQTTRLRDVSPVFHQFLDATYQLLRQHPNRFEFNERFLRRLLYHVYSCQYGTFLYNNERQRHEANLRERTRSVWGYFMSRRPEFTNDRYEPTIDDHTKGRERLIFPKLGEVRWWHQVFNRTDDEMNGELNASAATAERVAAYQASTGFSESSGIPSESASMVSTSPSPQPPALTSSQSVLTGVETAHAALTPEARVSPPSLNKSASTGGMPAALGALQDKISGLAIAKGVFGGHANSSSAGKQDADDVETVASAAAVEQELKSMS